A stretch of Primulina tabacum isolate GXHZ01 chromosome 13, ASM2559414v2, whole genome shotgun sequence DNA encodes these proteins:
- the LOC142522466 gene encoding protein BIG GRAIN 1-like E produces the protein MLYYLFTPRVILNALQTSSYISTYTMSVVKGLSSSDSCRNPFQRRNDSGELEIFEAARYFSGANENPAYVYAAKYDQYFIRNGTRVSPDMPKRGSSITHDHSLEKQIMKENKKYKQPSSPGARLASFLNSLFNQKYLKKKKKQKSSGKINDIEDENPGGLRRKRRNSLGHFPVTNAASSGPDWRSIFSASNSGFTTPHAKTPTKSCKELVESDHFRPGTVKINELHNEKRSTNYNWIDERFSFRNGISEKTSRSGSSFEFSGHGIRFATTWGFHDSSSEGREISKFSDADDHGAESDSSSDLFDLPNYGSNFCSRTGLPVYETTKLDRIKRSSLIANAATVP, from the coding sequence AtgctttattatttatttacaccTCGTGTTATCTTGAATGCTCTCCAAACATCATCGTACATTTCCACTTACACCATGTCCGTTGTCAAAGGCCTTTCTTCATCAGATTCTTGCAGGAATCCATTCCAAAGGAGGAATGATTCCGGCGAACTCGAAATTTTCGAGGCAGCTCGGTATTTCTCCGGTGCCAATGAGAATCCAGCTTATGTTTACGCTGCAAAGTATGATCAATATTTCATCAGAAACGGTACACGAGTGAGCCCCGACATGCCAAAAAGAGGTTCATCGATCACACATGATCATTCCCTGGAAAAGCAAATAATGAAGGAAAACAAGAAATACAAGCAGCCAAGCTCTCCGGGAGCAAGATTGGCAAGTTTCTTGAATTCTTTGTTCAATCAGAAGtatctgaagaagaagaagaaacaaaAATCCAGCGGCAAGATTAATGATATCGAAGACGAAAACCCCGGTGGATTAAGGAGAAAAAGAAGAAACAGTTTGGGACATTTTCCTGTCACAAATGCTGCAAGTTCTGGTCCTGATTGGAGGTCCATTTTTTCAGCCTCGAATTCTGGTTTTACCACACCTCATGCTAAAACTCCCACAAAATCATGCAAAGAACTTGTCGAGAGTGATCACTTCAGGCCTGGTACTGTCAAGATTAATGAGCTACACAATGAGAAAAGAAGCACAAACTACAACTGGATCGATGAGAGATTCAGCTTCAGAAATGGGATTTCGGAGAAAACTTCAAGAAGTGGATCAAGCTTCGAGTTTTCAGGGCATGGTATAAGATTTGCCACAACTTGGGGATTCCATGATTCTTCATCAGAAGGAAGAGAAATCAGCAAATTCAGTGATGCTGATGATCATGGCGCAGAAAGCGATTCAAGTTCTGATCTGTTCGATCTACCGAATTATGGCTCAAATTTCTGCTCGAGAACTGGTCTGCCTGTTTATGAAACAACCAAATTGGATCGCATTAAGAGAAGTTCACTCATTGCCAATGCTGCCACGGTTCCGTAA
- the LOC142522986 gene encoding putative UDP-arabinopyranose mutase 2 isoform X1 — MVSKKKYIYTIDDDCFVAKDPSGKDINALEQHIKNLLTPSTPNFFNTLYDPYREGADFVRGYPFSLREGVPTAVSHGLWLNIPDYDAPTQLVKPRERNTRYVDAVMTIPKGTIFPMCGMNLGFNRDLIGPAMYFGLMGDGQPIGRYDDMWAGWCTKVICDHLGYGVKTGLPYIWHSKASNPFVNLKKEYKGIYWQEDIIPFFQNLSLPKECTTVQHCYIEMAKQVKDKLSAVDPYFTKLADAMVTWIEAWDELNPSGDSANLPNDVAK; from the exons atGGTTTCCAAGAAGAAGTATATTTATACCATTGATGATGATTGCTTT GTTGCCAAAGACCCATCTGGGAAAGATATCAATGCCCTCGAGCAGCACATCAAGAATCTCTTAACTCCATCAACCCCAAACTTCTTTAACACTCTTTACGACCCATACAGGGAGGGTGCAGACTTTGTTCGCGGGTATCCTTTCAGTCTCCGTGAGGGTGTCCCCACTGCTGTTTCTCACGGTCTTTGGCTCAATATCCCTGATTACGATGCACCTACGCAGCTTGTTAAGCCCCGTGAGAGGAACACCAG ATATGTAGATGCTGTTATGACCATTCCAAAGGGTACCATTTTCCCTATGTGTGGTATGAACTTGGGATTCAACCGTGACCTGATTGGACCAGCAATGTACTTTGGACTCATGGGGGATGGTCAGCCAATTGGGCGATACGATGACATGTGGGCTGGCTGGTGCACCAAG GTGATTTGCGATCACTTGGGTTACGGTGTCAAGACCGGCCTGCCTTATATCTGGCATAGCAAAGCCAGCAACCCGTTTGTCAATCTGAAGAAAGAGTACAAAGGAATTTATTGGCAAGAGGACATTATCCCGTTCTTCCAGAACTTATCGCTCCCTAAAGAATGCACGACCGTGCAACACTGTTACATCGAAATGGCTAAACAAGTGAAGGACAAACTTTCAGCTGTCGATCCCTACTTCACTAAGTTAGCGGATGCTATGGTTACGTGGATAGAAGCTTGGGATGAGCTTAACCCTTCCGGCGACTCTGCTAATCTTCCAAATGACGTTGCCAAATAG
- the LOC142522986 gene encoding putative UDP-arabinopyranose mutase 2 isoform X2: MPSVAKDPSGKDINALEQHIKNLLTPSTPNFFNTLYDPYREGADFVRGYPFSLREGVPTAVSHGLWLNIPDYDAPTQLVKPRERNTRYVDAVMTIPKGTIFPMCGMNLGFNRDLIGPAMYFGLMGDGQPIGRYDDMWAGWCTKVICDHLGYGVKTGLPYIWHSKASNPFVNLKKEYKGIYWQEDIIPFFQNLSLPKECTTVQHCYIEMAKQVKDKLSAVDPYFTKLADAMVTWIEAWDELNPSGDSANLPNDVAK, from the exons ATGCCTAGC GTTGCCAAAGACCCATCTGGGAAAGATATCAATGCCCTCGAGCAGCACATCAAGAATCTCTTAACTCCATCAACCCCAAACTTCTTTAACACTCTTTACGACCCATACAGGGAGGGTGCAGACTTTGTTCGCGGGTATCCTTTCAGTCTCCGTGAGGGTGTCCCCACTGCTGTTTCTCACGGTCTTTGGCTCAATATCCCTGATTACGATGCACCTACGCAGCTTGTTAAGCCCCGTGAGAGGAACACCAG ATATGTAGATGCTGTTATGACCATTCCAAAGGGTACCATTTTCCCTATGTGTGGTATGAACTTGGGATTCAACCGTGACCTGATTGGACCAGCAATGTACTTTGGACTCATGGGGGATGGTCAGCCAATTGGGCGATACGATGACATGTGGGCTGGCTGGTGCACCAAG GTGATTTGCGATCACTTGGGTTACGGTGTCAAGACCGGCCTGCCTTATATCTGGCATAGCAAAGCCAGCAACCCGTTTGTCAATCTGAAGAAAGAGTACAAAGGAATTTATTGGCAAGAGGACATTATCCCGTTCTTCCAGAACTTATCGCTCCCTAAAGAATGCACGACCGTGCAACACTGTTACATCGAAATGGCTAAACAAGTGAAGGACAAACTTTCAGCTGTCGATCCCTACTTCACTAAGTTAGCGGATGCTATGGTTACGTGGATAGAAGCTTGGGATGAGCTTAACCCTTCCGGCGACTCTGCTAATCTTCCAAATGACGTTGCCAAATAG